Part of the Pieris brassicae chromosome 11, ilPieBrab1.1, whole genome shotgun sequence genome, aaaaggCCTGTTAAGGAAGaatgatcacaaaacagatatatatatatgatattaagGTAAACTTAAaagcataatttaaaattgtgtccttaatttcagttaaaatataacaaattcaaCTGCGTTTTATTCTGACAGCATggaaattaacttttaaattagtgTAATACTCAATTCTTTAAACCAGAAGAAATCAATTGAAAAGTAGGTAAAACACGttcattgtttgtaacatATCATGCATTGATACACGCAATCAATTTGGTCACGGACATAACCGACTGAGGGCATtcgaatatttaataaattaacagaaTTTCCTAATTTCTTATTGTTAGACTCTTATTTcgaaatgttatgttatttgttatcTATTGTCTTGTCTTTCCAAATGCTtagtatattacattatttttagtaaccTAGTATTAATGGCGCATGCAGAGGACGTTCTCAAGCGCTTCTTAAATGTCAAAGAAAAATTAACTGTTGAACTTAACTATTATATCTATACATATCATGAGTATTTTGTATCTAGaaggattttattattgcCACAAAATATAGTAGGTTTCTAATAATCGTGATATAAATCGATTTGATTTATGAGactttcattttaaaatcttttgtttCAATGTTAGAACGTATGAAAGTAACGCAAGGAGTGTGGTGGTCTGTCCGGGAGttctttttaaactatatcctaaacaaaacataataaaattatttattgaatttataaaattgctaaaaataaacatcCATATTGGGTTATCAGGGCACCCAAAGCTTTGGGTTCTCGGCCGTTAATCTGCCGATCCGTCACGGCACAATTGTGACCGCTCAAGTGGAATCAAGTGCACTAAACTTCCATTACTTTTGTCAGAGTTACGCCTACAGGCATCCGCTCACCGGACTGTGGGATCTTCTTTCTCAACAATGAAAATTGGACGCACAAATAATAGCgcaattttttcatttaatcctgaacattttataataccaCATTGTATTTGAATTATGTTGAGATGTTGCCAGAAAGGCATATTAATTACTACTAAGTATTTGTTGTTACCAAGAAACAGGTGCGGATAAAAGGTTTCATTTATTGTAACCGCTCTTCCACGAACTTTTACGtcgcttaaatttaaattaagatttacaCGGAGattaaaaatgtgtatatgtgtataacataagcttaataaataagaactttaagaattatttttcaattttgacagtgtaattattcatatatatatgtgtaccATAAATTTACTGAATTTTATACTACAATAAGAGATGGCACTTCGACTCTCACAACTTAGTTTCGCACGTGCAAATTCGTTATTATAGCATAATCTATGAAATAAGATGTTTAGTTCAAATTGATGCGCCCTTggtattcattatattatttttatataaaacgttgttttgatttttcagGACCCTGCGATCCTTTATGAAAAAAGGGAAAAAGAGTGAGCAAACACCTATTCCCATATCTACACCAAGTAAGCCTACTAACCAATTAAATGGAGATAGCAGTCCTATAGTCTTCAGAAGAGCTATGCAGTGtaagatgttttttattaaattatatctataagACTAAACAACCACAACTATTGACTTAAACGATcttcaaatgtatttttacgCTTATTAGGAAAGCTAATGATAGAGGGTGAAAGATATATAACCTAATTGATTTCTGATagcataataaaattacatttgtgCAATAATCAAACAGTATTCAACATAGATTAATAACACCgttgtttatctttttttcaatatgaaaataaacaatatatataaatactacaagttatatttatagaacttTTCTTGACGTTTTCATTCAGAGATAAGATAACtaaaacaactaaaataaaataaaaacataataggAGAACAACacaaacataattaaacaattataacaaCGATAATTTTGATTAACTCCTCTTTACctatattcattatttctttcatattttCAGACTCTTCAATGTCCAGAAGTACAATTACTTCACCGGGAGCTGACCGCTATGTGTATGGCGGTTCCATAACGCCATTGCCACGTTCACGGTTTCAAGAACGTCTACGAAGTTCACACCAAGATGTTAACATTTCTCCTAggttgttaattatataatatttcaaaagaacaaatttaactttattcacAATTGCAGTGTACCGGCATTAGATCTATGAGCGAAGTTCTACTATTCGTCAAAACAGATTTCCTGATAGTGACATAATAAGAATACGATAACTAATGTAccacaaaattgttttacagtGATACGCCACGAATGGCTCGCAGTGATATAATGGGTTCCAGATTGAGTATAGTAAGCACCAATCCCTTCGAGGAACCGCCGATACCCCCCGTTCGCGCTTCTAGAAGAAAGAAGAACCGTGCTCCGCCACCGCCTCCAGCTACCGAGGTTGCTGCAGACGATTCGGTAAATTACCTATTTCCTATACTTAGGTTTGGAACTCtgagtaaaaaaattgttcttttcgctattgcttttaaaaattaaattttactactAAGAGCTGTACTTAAGTAGACagttagatttaatttttttttgaaacattACAGATTAACTCGTCGGTTGATTCAGAACTGCGCATTACTGAAACTGAAAATAAGAAAACGGATGTTGTTGTTGAGGATTTAGATGAGTTAAACCTTAAAATTGAGCTTAAAATAGTTGAGGATGAAGATCAATCACAGACAGCAAGCAAAGTTGCTTATACAGACGAAAGTGAATCCTCTCTTCAAACGagtctaaataataataatataacggAGACAGAGGTGAAAGGGGAAAAAACAACAGAGAATTTAGACATAGTGAATAATTCTGATTTCGAAGAGGATATTCTAAATAAAGTTTCATTTccaaaagttaatattaatagatatagAAGAAACTCTAGCGTTAATGAAGATGATATAAGATTGCGAAGAGGTAACTTGGAAGATTACAATCTTTCGAATAAACGGAGCAAAAGCTTAACAAATACAATCGATGGAAGTTATGCCATCTACGACATCAATTTAAATGATAACAAAGTTGACGAAAATAGTAACCAAGAACCACAGaaagttatttgtaaattgtatgAGGATCGCAAGCAAAGTATCGATAATTCCGTATCGAGCACCGAAAAGgaatttatagaaatagataaagcTACTAGAGAACTCGAAAGGGAAAtcagtaaattaaattcagcGTTAAACGACGATGACTTATCGATCAACGATGGACGTCTTTCCGTTTCTGATATAAAACGTAAATTCGATCGAAGTGACATGTCATCACCGAACCCGATACCAAAGCCCAGAAGAAGTCACTACGGTGGATCTAGTTCACCGATTAATAATCCAGAAACATAAACAGAATTATAGTACATTGACATATTTatgcaaatattaatataaaaaaacttaatttttgttacatGAGTAATGTTTAGATCTCAATTTTGGtttttgacaaaaaataatgtaaatttaattaaataacaattactaAGCCAATCTATTTATCGACGATAAACTAATGCGTTTTAAATTGAACTGATAATTTATATCTAGTTAATGACCAATAAAAGTAATACTAATAACCTTATTAAGAaaagttttacaatttaatataaaagaggtttttaatatccattaaaaatagattccTTTGGAATTTTGTTAATGTAGTATATATGgctatttacggttagaaaatgattttttagaAATACACAAGCGGTTATGCCTATTACGTAAATGTAATTGTCgcgtaaatttaataaatttaccatTTTCATTCCTGGATAGAAGAcgtaattgttaaatttttcgCTATTTTGtattagacaaaaaaattactaacatAATCACTACTTTTGAAACTCATTTCAGAACAAGTTACCTATATAAGTCATAAATTCATAATACAAAGTAGATTAAGACCTTGTGATAATTACCTTATTATATTCAGACTatatcacattttttaaaaccaaagcatgtattatttaattggaaaatattatatttataaatacatgtgtttttgataatatttaaccAATGTGATGTAtagatttctatttatataatgttggGTTTTAAcagtttgttatttaataaattatgattttgaaacaaaaagatatgttttatatgtataaaataattttaatgtataaatgtaaacattataaataatctgcTACTTAAGCATTTCCTATAAGCTACAAATCcttgcttttttatatttaataaacctGGGAAGGTTAGAACTAACTGTAGAGACCAAAACTTTGTATTCCTTTGGGAGCTTTCGCTGCTGTCGTgactgaaaaagaaaaaaatatatctagtcaaaaccgtttaccacatcgtttagaacaacatatgGGTTATATTggccaaaatcaaaggtcccagCGGGTAtaagtattaggtacttaataaaaacgtgATCGGCTGTtccgactatcggtttttaagACCAAATATGTAGTCCCTTCGATgacgttataataaattttgatatatatttgaaatctaatttttttataaaatattacttcttCAAACGAATTTTAAGGCCCGTAGGTGCCTTCTCTACCAAACATtccataacaataaatattggtTGGTCCAGGAATCAAACCAAGGGTTTAGAGTCTCTAAGCCATATGCAGTAACCTCAGTAACCTCTTAAGCCATCCTGCCTGCATGGCTTAGAGGTTTGCACGAATTCGGTTTGATCAATAactaatatacaataattaacacctttgacatttaacacactctcaattttttttataaaatgtgattattataattataattttacaaaattaagaatgcaatatatgtaaaaggaagataaacaatatttaatcacttactttatttttcaatattggACTTAAAATGCTTAATTTCTCAACAAGTTTCACTTTTGCTGCTATTTCATCTGTCTCATCTTCCGAGTATAAATCTACAAGGGTATCTATAGCTTCAGCCAGAACCCACACTTCATTCTCTTTATGTGCTTGATCCAATAAAAATTCAGTTATTGTACATATAACTGTAGTAGTtgtatcatttatattatttactaacagGAGAGCCAATATACCAATCATACGAATAAGGTTAGATCTAATTTCTGGGACTTGGCAGTCCTTTATTCCATTTAACATTATCTAGAAAGGTAGAAATCAATCATTATTACTTCAcgaattaaattatcaatatattttaatttaatcaatatcaAGTTACAATGGCAAAGGCTCAGGCCAATGagatacttaaaaaataagacAACTAACACCGAAATATTGTCGGTCTATGTGAAATATATTagatatcattaaaataaaaagcattgtttttatttaactaaaagaaaaagaaacaaaaaagcaTCTTAATTACATCTTACCTCAATATCGGTCAAAGCCAAATCACTAAACAAACCACTGTCGTTATTAATATTGCCATTTtctctaaatttaattttatccagGGCAGCTCTCATTACCGCTGTGGCTGACTCAACTAAGTTAAGATTATCCGAGTTTTGTTTGAATACCAATTTTCCAGCATCCACCCATATCCTATATACACTGTTTACTCCACCAAGCTTGTCTATTGGTAAAGCCATAAGgatattatttacacataaTAATGCTCGAGTTTGAAGGTTGTGgattctgtaaataaaataatggctttttaatatattaatattaagaaattttataaattaaataggagTGTCATGTTACTTTGGctctaaaatgtatataatatttcaataataataatatgtatagtgtaaactccatgtaacggCCCTCCATTTATCGACGAACTCcggcaataaactcgactgtcggcatcatgcatacgaactttctaataGATTAGACTAAGCCTCCACCGAGCATGAATGCTTTGGTAGCACCTTAATTATTGGAAAAATACTTATCACCAAGATGTATAAATATCgcaagatataaataaaataagtaaaaaagtaCAACCAAATTAATGGTGCAGCAAAAGACGTCAGAGAAAAGTAACTGACTATACGCAATGGCATTCAAATAAGGActcttttttatgtacataactACTAAAATGTAGTCCCGTCAGTGTCgctatatagagtttacactgtatatatatatatatatatagtgaaaGGCAAAATTATGCTATTACATAGATGATATTTGACATCCTTAACttagaaaattgaaaataattaatcacaAAAATCTGTAGTATAGATAGTACTAGTATACTGAAGGCTTGTATGTATTGTAGGGGTCTGGTGGTGTATTAGCAGgatcaatacattttttaatttatccttACTTTTTGTAAACAAGCAAAGATTCCtcatattcttttaaaattaatagaacATTTTCTGCTGGTAATTGAGTCCGTGACCAAACTTTATCAAATAGTTCAAGGGAGATCATTGCTTCTAGAACCTCTGGGGGTAATTTGTCTTCAGAGTGTAGTGTTTCTCCATTGGTAATAAGATCATCTTCAATGTTTTCTTCACTCTCTGATGATTCATCACCTTCCATTTCATCATCATCTATAATgccaaaaaaacttttaatcatCATAGgaacaatgtttgttttttaaagcaaCCTAAGCCTGATAAAGATATTTGGGCAGTAAGTAACTAAGGATTATTGTAAAGATTCTGAAGATTTTGTTAACATCCTACAGGCTAGATGCATAACAACATTTTAAGGTGTAAAGGAAAATTTAATGACCCATTTAATTAACACAGTTGTACTCTCCTGAGGTGACATCTGTGATAACTGGTAGTATAAGCGTACCTTCACATGAACAAATATTAGCTAATATTTCAATAGCACTTTGTTGGGCATCTAACATGTGTGTCACTGCTTTAATCTGATTCTGTAAAACAAGAGTGTCTTTTCCTTTTGTCTGGACAATTTTCCCTGCACCATTTTGTAAAGGAACAGAGCTTGATAATTGGTTACATGCCATTCTGTGatcaattaataatgtttttgctAGTATTTGCATTATTTGGCTAACTACATCCACTGGTAATGATGCAATATTcccattacaaatatttataactattcCAGCTGCTAGTGTTTTTATCAGTAATATTTGAGGTTCATTGCTATCTAATAACAAAAATCCCTTAAAATTTTGTTCAGTTGCCAAATGAATTTTTTTGATTCCTACATTATTGTCTTCTACTACTACCAATATGCATTGCAAAACAGCTATAACAATATCACTTCCAAATGTAGCTATGTCTAAATATCTTGGTAAAATATCCAGTATTCGTGATTCAGTTAAATATTTGACTGCCAGATctgaaattaacaataaaaaaattaactaatttaaaaggagtttcaattatttaattgaatatgaACACCTACCTGAACTTTCACACAAATTCAACAGGAGATTGACACACTGAATGAATGTATCAATTTCttcatcttttgtttttgagtTTACATCTGGAGTCCATGTCTCTGTAAACTGTTATAATATATcagaaaaaattgtttcaaagCAAAGCAAAGTTTTAAATCATTACAATGGAATGCAATGTAATTTTACCTGATGAAAATAGCAGACTAGAGGTGTCATAACATCTTGCTCCATTAAAGCTTCACATACATGTTGTAAAACTGATAGGTTGCGCAGCGAACCTGCAGCTGCATTTCTGACAGACACAGAGGGGTCAAGAAGAAGAGGTGCAACTATTTTTATGAGACTTTGTTCAAAAATTTTCTCAATATTCTCAGGACTTTCAATCAGCATAGCAAATGTCTGAAGTCCACAATACTTCTCCTCTACATTAACAGTCTGGAATATGTAAgatataattgaaaaacatttatatatgtaaataagtttGATAACAATTATGTTTTACGAACCTGCAACTGATCTATTATTGTCTGAATAGCATTTTCATTTGACTCTAACGGAAGTTCATGTTCAATAGATTCAACAACTTCTGGAGCTTGGCTTTTATTTGGCCTGCGTTTTCTTATTTTTCCCATTTTAGAAACTTAACCTAAAAACAACACGTTTCAACTTTCAACTTGATGagaatttgttaatttacttCCACAATGAACATTGAACATCGAACTTTCAACAATTGACAGTTGACAGATCACGCCTTATGATTGAAGTTATACCTATTATGCAGTTATAAAGCAACTACATAAACTGTGGttacgtttatattttttggttgTCAATACCAATTTGACATTTCTACGGATGTTCATGCTTCAGACTTCAGTagcgacgccatcttgcctAGAAAATCGTTTTGGCGGGTTCGTGAAATTATGAttgattcatttaaatttttaaagtcaaCACAAACAGAATCGAACATCTAAACAGAACAATAAGTATAACTCCtataatctgaaataaataatctgaaatGTAAGCCTTGTCAAATAGCCTGTTAGGCACGTTATTAACCacataatttgatttattacttCTTTAATTGTTACTTTAAACTATCAATCTGAGATAGTTGATAATGTTAACTTCGATCAAATTAACAAGAAATTCAAACCACCAAAaaagacaaatttaaaacgtaaattattttttgccaATAAGCTTCTcgactaataaatataatgttattactgattattttaaatgttcaaGTTACATAAATCTTTAACCAATGaccgcaatttttttatttattacatgacCGTGGACACAAGTCATTCAGTACCACAACAATAATTTGTCTGTATTGTTAagtaaatatgattaaaacaTTTGACTTTGATCTgatgataatgaagtattaaataactatCAAGACCGCATGCCTGCCGGCTGTCGGTAAGTAAATCAATAGTTTACGATCACTCTGACTGTCTATCGGGGaggtattaaattacttaatattttttaatacatttttagggTTTAAACTAGTAGGGCCTATCTTTCAGGGTTGTGTATCGGGTATAAATAATGGTTGGAAAGAATTTTAAcctgattttaatataataaaataggtcCAATTTGGTTTCATGTAGACCACAGTATACATGTAATGTAGCCTACGTGttgttaagtaataattatttatttcagtctCTTAACATCAACATTAAACTTCATTCGATACTAATTCATCGTTCGGTTTTCACAGCGCATTAGCACGTCGGTAGccaattttaaacataaatcaaGTTTTTATTCCTTATCTGCCAATAATCAGCGGTATACGGTAGCAGTTCAAGCTTTGACGGAATCATCCGCGCGAGCCTCGATTTCTCAAGACATTCGTTTTGTATTTTCcgtaaaacataatatatgcgtttataaattagttatatttattattaaaattaataaataaattcttatcGGTTTAGTTAAATAACAGATTGAATTCcctaacataattaatatggattaaagaaaatacacaAACAGCTGCACTCAGGGTCGCCTATAGAATAATTTCTAAGAGTATatca contains:
- the LOC123716583 gene encoding uncharacterized protein LOC123716583; the protein is MTTMASRKTISIHDYPEHLNPFREDDNHNKIRFWTIGRKRSNSINFTGIKELRNSWTLRSFMKKGKKSEQTPIPISTPSKPTNQLNGDSSPIVFRRAMQYSSMSRSTITSPGADRYVYGGSITPLPRSRFQERLRSSHQDVNISPSDTPRMARSDIMGSRLSIVSTNPFEEPPIPPVRASRRKKNRAPPPPPATEVAADDSINSSVDSELRITETENKKTDVVVEDLDELNLKIELKIVEDEDQSQTASKVAYTDESESSLQTSLNNNNITETEVKGEKTTENLDIVNNSDFEEDILNKVSFPKVNINRYRRNSSVNEDDIRLRRGNLEDYNLSNKRSKSLTNTIDGSYAIYDINLNDNKVDENSNQEPQKVICKLYEDRKQSIDNSVSSTEKEFIEIDKATRELEREISKLNSALNDDDLSINDGRLSVSDIKRKFDRSDMSSPNPIPKPRRSHYGGSSSPINNPET
- the LOC123716582 gene encoding HEAT repeat-containing protein 3; protein product: MGKIRKRRPNKSQAPEVVESIEHELPLESNENAIQTIIDQLQTVNVEEKYCGLQTFAMLIESPENIEKIFEQSLIKIVAPLLLDPSVSVRNAAAGSLRNLSVLQHVCEALMEQDVMTPLVCYFHQFTETWTPDVNSKTKDEEIDTFIQCVNLLLNLCESSDLAVKYLTESRILDILPRYLDIATFGSDIVIAVLQCILVVVEDNNVGIKKIHLATEQNFKGFLLLDSNEPQILLIKTLAAGIVINICNGNIASLPVDVVSQIMQILAKTLLIDHRMACNQLSSSVPLQNGAGKIVQTKGKDTLVLQNQIKAVTHMLDAQQSAIEILANICSCEDDDEMEGDESSESEENIEDDLITNGETLHSEDKLPPEVLEAMISLELFDKVWSRTQLPAENVLLILKEYEESLLVYKKIHNLQTRALLCVNNILMALPIDKLGGVNSVYRIWVDAGKLVFKQNSDNLNLVESATAVMRAALDKIKFRENGNINNDSGLFSDLALTDIEIMLNGIKDCQVPEIRSNLIRMIGILALLLVNNINDTTTTVICTITEFLLDQAHKENEVWVLAEAIDTLVDLYSEDETDEIAAKVKLVEKLSILSPILKNKSRQQRKLPKEYKVLVSTVSSNLPRFIKYKKARICSL